In a single window of the Mycobacterium bourgelatii genome:
- a CDS encoding acyl-CoA dehydrogenase — MVATVTDEQLAVRELVRDWARAAASGEPATAASRQIEQGNADAWRPVFTGLAELGLLGVAVPEEHGGGGATIEDLCAMVEESAKALVPGPVATTALATLVVGDPELLAALASGQRVAGVALKGDVRFDQATSRASGTAAFALGAVPDGVVLLPAGADWLLVDGADDGVTVEPLSATDFSRPLGRVVLTDAPATVVAGERIEDLAAALLAAEAAGITRWALDTAVAYAKVREQFGKPIGSFQAIKHICAEMLCRAEQAEVAAADAARAATEPREAGEARQFAIAAALAAALGIAAAKANVKDCIQVLGGIGCTWEHDAHLYLRRAYSIGRFLGGTEHWLRRVTALTQDGVRRRLGVDLSGVEGQRAEIAAAVAEVAALPEEKRQVALADAGLLAPHWPPPYGRGAGPAEQLLIDQELAAAGVVRPDLVIGWWAAPTILEHGTPEQIERFVPATLRGEFFWCQLFSEPGAGSDLASLRTKAVRTDGGWLLTGQKVWTSAAHKAAWGVCLARTDPDAPKHKGISYFLVDMKSPGIEIRPLREITGDSLFNEVFLDNVFVPDELVVGKINDGWRLARTTLANERVAMATGTALGNPMEELLAVLAELDLDVAQQDRLARLILLAQSGALLDQRIAQLAVGGHDLSSQSSVRKLIGVRYRQELAEFTMDVSEGGGLVRNRAVFDFLNTRCLTIAGGTEQILLTVAAERLLGLPR, encoded by the coding sequence GTGGTAGCGACCGTCACTGACGAACAGCTCGCCGTTCGCGAGTTGGTGCGCGACTGGGCCCGCGCCGCGGCCTCCGGGGAACCGGCGACCGCTGCCAGCCGCCAGATTGAACAGGGCAACGCCGACGCCTGGCGCCCGGTGTTCACCGGTCTGGCCGAGCTGGGTTTGTTGGGCGTTGCCGTGCCCGAGGAGCACGGTGGGGGCGGGGCCACCATCGAGGACCTGTGCGCGATGGTCGAAGAGTCGGCCAAGGCGTTGGTGCCGGGACCGGTCGCCACCACCGCACTGGCCACGCTGGTGGTCGGTGATCCCGAATTGCTCGCCGCGCTGGCGTCCGGCCAGCGAGTCGCGGGCGTGGCGCTCAAGGGCGACGTGCGATTCGACCAAGCGACGTCGCGGGCATCGGGCACGGCAGCCTTCGCACTGGGTGCCGTGCCCGACGGGGTGGTGCTGCTGCCGGCTGGCGCGGACTGGCTGCTCGTCGACGGCGCCGACGACGGCGTCACGGTGGAACCGCTGTCGGCCACCGACTTCTCCCGGCCGCTGGGCCGGGTGGTGCTGACGGATGCGCCCGCAACCGTGGTGGCCGGAGAGCGGATCGAAGACCTGGCGGCGGCCCTGCTGGCCGCCGAGGCCGCCGGAATCACCCGGTGGGCGCTGGACACCGCCGTCGCCTACGCCAAGGTGCGGGAACAGTTCGGCAAGCCGATCGGCAGCTTTCAGGCCATCAAACACATTTGCGCCGAGATGTTATGCCGCGCCGAGCAGGCCGAGGTGGCCGCCGCCGACGCCGCCCGAGCGGCTACGGAGCCCCGGGAGGCTGGAGAAGCGCGCCAGTTCGCCATCGCCGCCGCGCTGGCCGCGGCTCTGGGTATCGCCGCCGCCAAGGCCAACGTCAAAGACTGCATTCAGGTGCTCGGCGGCATCGGCTGCACCTGGGAACACGACGCCCATCTGTACCTGCGCCGGGCCTACAGCATCGGCCGTTTCCTCGGTGGCACCGAGCACTGGCTGCGCCGCGTCACCGCACTGACGCAGGATGGCGTGCGTCGCCGCCTCGGCGTCGACCTGTCCGGGGTTGAGGGGCAGCGGGCGGAGATCGCCGCGGCAGTGGCTGAGGTTGCCGCGCTGCCCGAGGAGAAGCGCCAGGTTGCGTTGGCTGACGCGGGCTTGCTCGCCCCGCACTGGCCGCCGCCGTACGGCCGCGGCGCGGGTCCCGCCGAGCAGCTGCTGATCGACCAGGAGTTGGCCGCCGCCGGCGTGGTGCGACCGGACCTGGTGATCGGCTGGTGGGCGGCGCCGACCATCCTCGAGCACGGCACGCCCGAACAGATCGAGCGCTTCGTCCCGGCCACTTTGCGCGGTGAATTCTTCTGGTGCCAACTGTTTTCCGAGCCCGGTGCCGGTTCCGACCTGGCGTCGCTGCGCACCAAGGCGGTGCGTACCGACGGTGGCTGGCTGCTCACCGGGCAGAAGGTGTGGACGTCGGCGGCGCACAAGGCCGCGTGGGGTGTGTGCCTGGCGCGGACGGACCCGGACGCACCGAAGCACAAGGGCATCAGCTACTTCCTGGTGGACATGAAATCACCGGGCATCGAGATCCGCCCGCTGCGTGAGATCACCGGTGACTCGCTGTTCAACGAGGTCTTCCTGGACAACGTGTTCGTGCCCGACGAGCTGGTGGTCGGCAAGATCAACGACGGCTGGCGACTGGCCCGCACCACGCTGGCCAACGAGCGGGTGGCGATGGCCACCGGAACCGCGCTGGGCAATCCGATGGAAGAGCTGTTGGCCGTGTTGGCCGAACTCGACCTCGACGTCGCCCAGCAGGACCGGCTGGCCAGGTTGATCCTGCTCGCCCAGAGTGGTGCCCTGCTGGACCAGCGGATCGCTCAGCTGGCCGTGGGCGGGCACGATCTGAGTTCGCAATCGAGCGTGCGCAAGCTCATCGGTGTGCGCTACCGGCAGGAATTGGCCGAGTTCACGATGGACGTCTCCGAGGGTGGTGGCCTGGTGCGCAACCGAGCCGTCTTCGACTTCCTCAACACCCGGTGCCTCACCATCGCCGGCGGCACGGAGCAGATTCTGCTCACGGTGGCCGCGGAACGGCTGCTCGGCCTGCCGCGCTGA
- the hsaD gene encoding 4,5:9,10-diseco-3-hydroxy-5,9,17-trioxoandrosta-1(10),2-diene-4-oate hydrolase: MTATEEITFESTSRYAEVDVDGPLKLHYHEAGIGNAPTIVLLHGGGPGASSWTNFARNIAVLAQHFHVLAVDQPGYGHSDKRAEHGQFNRYAARALKGLFDQLGLQRVPLVGNSLGGGTAVRFALDYPDLAGRLVLMGPGGLSINLFAPDPTEGVKRLGKFSIEPTRENLEAFLRVMVYDQKLITPELVEERFALANTPESLAATRAMGKSFAAADFELGMMWREVYKLRQPVLLIWGREDRVNPLDGALVALKTIPRAQLHVFGQCGHWAQVEKFDEFNKLTIDFLGGSR; this comes from the coding sequence GTGACCGCAACAGAAGAAATAACGTTCGAATCCACCTCGCGCTATGCGGAAGTCGACGTCGACGGGCCGCTGAAGCTGCACTACCACGAGGCGGGCATCGGCAATGCCCCCACCATCGTGCTGCTGCACGGTGGGGGACCGGGCGCGTCAAGCTGGACGAACTTCGCCCGCAACATCGCGGTGTTGGCCCAGCACTTCCACGTGCTCGCCGTCGACCAACCCGGTTATGGCCACTCAGACAAGCGCGCCGAGCACGGGCAGTTCAACCGCTACGCGGCGCGGGCGCTCAAAGGGTTGTTCGACCAGCTCGGCTTGCAACGGGTTCCGTTGGTGGGCAACTCGTTAGGCGGTGGCACGGCGGTGCGGTTCGCCCTGGACTATCCCGACCTTGCCGGACGGCTGGTGCTGATGGGGCCGGGCGGGCTGAGCATCAACCTGTTCGCGCCCGACCCGACCGAGGGCGTGAAGCGGCTGGGCAAGTTTTCCATCGAGCCCACTCGCGAGAACCTCGAGGCGTTCCTGCGGGTGATGGTCTACGACCAGAAGCTGATCACCCCCGAGTTGGTTGAGGAGCGGTTCGCGTTGGCCAACACGCCGGAATCCCTGGCGGCCACTAGGGCCATGGGAAAGTCGTTCGCGGCGGCCGACTTTGAGCTCGGCATGATGTGGCGCGAGGTGTACAAGCTACGTCAGCCGGTGCTGCTGATCTGGGGTCGCGAAGACCGGGTCAACCCGCTTGACGGTGCGCTGGTCGCGCTCAAGACCATCCCGCGCGCGCAACTCCACGTTTTCGGGCAGTGTGGGCATTGGGCGCAGGTGGAGAAGTTCGACGAATTCAACAAGCTCACCATTGACTTCTTAGGAGGTTCGAGATGA
- the kstR gene encoding cholesterol catabolism transcriptional regulator KstR, whose translation MAVLAESELGSEAQRERRKRILDATMAIASKGGYEAVQMRAVADRADVAVGTLYRYFPSKVHLLVSALGREFSRIDAKTDRSAVAGGSPYQRLSYMVGKLNRAMQRNPLLTEAMTRAYVFADASAASEVDQVEKLIDSMFARAMSDGEPTEDQYHIARVISDVWLSNLLAWLTRRASATDVSKRLDLAVRLLIGDHEGAEG comes from the coding sequence GTGGCGGTACTTGCCGAGTCTGAACTCGGTTCCGAAGCGCAGCGGGAGCGCCGCAAGCGCATCCTGGACGCGACCATGGCGATCGCCTCTAAAGGCGGATACGAGGCGGTCCAGATGCGGGCCGTCGCCGACCGCGCCGACGTCGCCGTCGGCACCCTCTACCGGTATTTCCCGTCAAAGGTGCATCTGCTGGTCTCGGCACTGGGCCGGGAATTCAGCCGGATCGACGCGAAGACCGACCGCTCGGCGGTGGCCGGCGGATCCCCGTATCAGCGGCTGAGCTACATGGTCGGCAAGCTCAACCGCGCGATGCAACGCAACCCACTGCTCACCGAGGCCATGACGCGCGCCTACGTGTTCGCCGACGCATCGGCGGCCAGCGAGGTCGACCAGGTCGAGAAGCTGATCGACAGCATGTTTGCGCGGGCGATGAGCGACGGCGAACCCACCGAGGACCAGTACCACATCGCCCGGGTGATCTCGGATGTGTGGTTGTCCAACCTGCTCGCGTGGCTCACCCGGCGGGCCTCGGCCACCGACGTGAGCAAGCGACTGGACCTAGCCGTGCGACTGCTGATCGGCGACCACGAGGGCGCCGAGGGTTAA
- a CDS encoding ferredoxin--NADP reductase: protein MGADVPDEPLGDHVLELQIAEVIAETDDARSLVFEVPEGAGNPAIPPERLRYAPGQFLTLRVPSEKTGSVARCYSLCSSPFTDEALTVTVKRTADGYASNWLCDHAHKGMRIHVLAPSGNFVPKTLDDDFLLLAAGSGITPIMAICKSALSEGSGQVTLVYANRDDRSVIFRDALQDLATKYPDRLTVVHWLESLQGLPSAAALAKLAAPFTDRPAYICGPGPFMEAARLALETLQVPPARIHIEVFKSLESDPFAAVKIEETGDEPPATAVVELDGETHTVSWPRSAKLLDVLLAKGLDAPFSCREGHCGACACTLRNGKVSMEVNDVLEQQDLDEGLILACQAHPESDSVEVTYDE from the coding sequence ATCGGCGCCGACGTTCCCGACGAACCGCTCGGCGACCACGTCCTCGAGCTACAGATCGCCGAGGTCATCGCCGAGACGGACGATGCGCGGTCGCTGGTCTTTGAAGTACCCGAAGGGGCGGGGAATCCGGCCATCCCGCCGGAGCGGCTGCGCTACGCGCCCGGGCAGTTCCTGACGCTGCGCGTCCCGAGCGAAAAGACCGGCTCGGTGGCACGTTGCTACTCGCTGTGCAGCTCGCCGTTCACCGATGAGGCGCTGACCGTCACGGTCAAACGAACCGCGGACGGCTACGCCTCCAACTGGCTGTGCGACCACGCCCACAAGGGCATGCGCATCCACGTGCTGGCGCCGTCCGGCAACTTCGTGCCCAAGACGCTCGACGACGACTTCCTGCTGCTCGCGGCCGGTAGCGGCATCACCCCGATCATGGCGATCTGCAAGTCAGCGCTGTCCGAGGGCAGCGGGCAGGTGACCCTGGTCTACGCCAACCGCGACGACCGCTCGGTCATCTTCCGTGATGCGCTGCAGGATCTGGCGACCAAGTACCCGGACCGGCTCACGGTGGTGCACTGGCTGGAATCGCTGCAGGGGCTGCCCAGCGCCGCCGCGCTGGCGAAGCTGGCCGCACCCTTCACCGACCGGCCCGCATACATTTGCGGCCCCGGTCCGTTCATGGAGGCGGCGCGCCTGGCCCTCGAGACGCTGCAGGTGCCCCCGGCGCGGATACACATCGAGGTGTTCAAGTCGCTGGAGTCAGACCCCTTCGCGGCGGTGAAGATCGAGGAGACCGGCGACGAGCCGCCGGCCACCGCCGTGGTGGAACTGGACGGCGAGACACACACCGTGTCGTGGCCGCGCAGCGCAAAGTTGCTCGACGTGCTGCTGGCGAAGGGCCTCGACGCCCCGTTCTCGTGCCGGGAAGGTCACTGCGGTGCCTGCGCCTGCACGCTGCGCAATGGCAAGGTCAGCATGGAAGTCAACGACGTGCTGGAACAACAGGACCTTGACGAGGGGCTAATTCTGGCCTGCCAGGCGCACCCGGAATCAGACTCGGTGGAAGTGACGTACGACGAGTAG
- the hsaA gene encoding 3-hydroxy-9,10-secoandrosta-1,3,5(10)-triene-9,17-dione monooxygenase oxygenase subunit, with protein sequence MTSIQQRDAQAVLAAIDDLLPKIRERAQLTEDLRRLPDETVNELEAVGFFTLLQPEQWGGLQCDPALFYEAVRRLASACGSTGWVSSIIGVHNWHLALFDQRAQEEVWGEDTNTRISSSYAPMGAGVVVDGGYLVNGAWNWSSGCDHATWTFLGGPVIKDGRPVDFGSFLIPRSEYRIDDVWHVVGLRGTGSNTIVVKDVFVPRHRFLSYKAMNDGTAGGYETNTAPVYKMPWGTMHPTTISAPIVGMAYGAYDAHVEHQGKRVRAAFAGEKAKDDPFAKVRIAEAASDIDAAWRQLSGNVTEEYALLSAGKEIPFELRARARRDQVRATGRAIASIDRLFEASGATALANDQPVQRFWRDAHAGRVHAANDPERAYVIFGNNEFGLPPGDTMV encoded by the coding sequence GTGACGTCCATTCAACAGCGCGATGCCCAGGCGGTATTGGCTGCCATCGATGATCTGCTTCCCAAGATCCGGGAGCGCGCTCAACTCACGGAGGATCTGCGTCGCCTGCCCGACGAGACCGTCAACGAGCTAGAGGCCGTCGGTTTCTTCACCCTCTTGCAGCCCGAGCAGTGGGGCGGACTGCAATGCGACCCGGCGCTGTTCTACGAAGCGGTCCGCCGCCTGGCGAGCGCATGCGGTTCCACCGGCTGGGTGAGCTCGATCATCGGCGTGCACAACTGGCACCTCGCGCTGTTCGACCAGCGGGCGCAGGAGGAGGTCTGGGGTGAGGACACCAACACCCGGATCTCGTCGTCCTATGCCCCGATGGGCGCCGGTGTCGTGGTCGACGGCGGCTACCTGGTCAACGGTGCGTGGAACTGGTCGTCGGGTTGCGACCACGCCACGTGGACCTTCCTGGGCGGTCCGGTCATCAAGGACGGCCGACCTGTTGACTTTGGCAGCTTCCTGATCCCGCGCTCGGAATACCGCATCGACGACGTGTGGCACGTGGTCGGTCTGCGCGGCACCGGCAGCAACACCATCGTCGTCAAGGATGTCTTCGTGCCGCGGCACCGGTTCCTGTCCTACAAGGCGATGAACGACGGCACCGCCGGCGGGTACGAGACAAACACCGCCCCGGTCTACAAGATGCCTTGGGGCACCATGCATCCCACCACCATTTCGGCGCCGATCGTCGGCATGGCGTACGGCGCGTACGACGCACACGTGGAGCACCAGGGTAAGCGGGTTCGTGCGGCATTCGCGGGGGAGAAGGCCAAGGACGACCCGTTCGCCAAGGTTCGCATCGCCGAGGCGGCCAGTGACATCGACGCCGCGTGGCGGCAACTGAGTGGCAATGTCACCGAGGAGTACGCGCTGCTGTCCGCGGGCAAGGAGATCCCCTTCGAGCTGCGTGCCCGCGCGCGGCGCGACCAGGTGCGCGCCACCGGACGTGCCATCGCCTCGATCGACCGGCTGTTTGAGGCCTCGGGTGCCACCGCTTTGGCCAATGACCAACCCGTGCAACGGTTCTGGCGTGACGCGCATGCCGGCCGGGTGCACGCGGCCAACGACCCCGAGCGGGCCTACGTGATCTTCGGGAACAACGAGTTCGGGTTGCCTCCCGGCGACACCATGGTCTGA